The nucleotide sequence ATTAATCAGGCTGGAACATCCGGTGACCCATGTTTCGCCTATTCCACTTTATGGTAGCAACGATGAGAAAGGTATGAAAGTTACAGGATTTGGTCGCGGTGCCATAGGCACAGGGCTAACTGGCGAGGTTGAAGACAGTCAAGGACCAGGCTACGTGACCTATTATTGGTATCAAATCACAAAGTTCTTCTCAGACTGGGCATTTACTCAGGAAAACTATCAGCTTCAACAGTACAACAACCAGATAACTGAAGCCTCACAGCAATGGCTAAAATTTTCATTCGAAAAAGAAGACAACGCCATGCCCCTTGAAGGGACTATTGGTTCAGGGGACAGTGGTGGCGCGATTGTGATTTTTCGAGATAACAAGCCAGTTTTACTAGGCATGGCTTCATGGCGAGAATTTGAAGGAGATGTGAAGCAATTTAGCTTTGGACACTATGATGAGGTTGCAGTTTTTACACGGGTTTCATATTTTAAGGAGTGGATAATGGAACATGTTGAAACTGCTGAGGTAATTTTTAGGTAGTTAGCTGCCTAGAAAGCAATGGTGTATTCATCCTATGAATACACCATGAGGACGTCAGTCTCTCACACCGTTGGTATCAATGATTGTAAATTTCTCAAGATAGCGTGTGAGCGAAGCAGTTTCGTCGACTTACCTCACCAGCCCTTAAAATATTCAGTCAAACAGATTTGGATTCAGCGGTAAGTACTCGTTGATGCTTCCGCGTGTGTCTGGCTGCTTAAGACAAGGAGCGGACCTTTACCGCTTCAATCAGCCGCCACGTTAGCGGTCGGTTGCTTTGATTTGTTAAGTGACGTTGCTTCGATATCCAATATGATTAGGCCATTTCGTTCGGGGTAGCTGATAATCACCTCATCGCTAATAATTTCGAGGTCTCGCGGGCCATTTGGCGCCTCCCCTAGATAAAAGGTCTCAATAACTTCGAGAGATGTTTTGTCTAGCACGGCTAGTTCGCAATTGTTTCTATTCAATGAAAGGAGGTAGTTTTCATAAACTTTAACAGATAAAGGATCGACCCAATTGAAGTGTTTATTATGGGCGCCTTTCTGAAATCTAATGTCAGCACAAACCTCATAAGAATTGGAATCGACAACGCAAACCCCTCGCATTGACTGAAACATACCTATGTATATTTTTTGATCTTGTGGATCGATCTCTATACAAGCCGGAGTTGCATCATCTGAACGCCCATTATTGATCTCTGCGAGGTATAGAGTTTTCAAATATTCTTTCCGAGAAAGATCATAGACTGCCACAAAGCAATTTCCACCAAAATATGAAACTCCATTTAGCTTCCCTCCACGCTGTACCCCAATATATATAATCCTACCGCCTGGGTCTGCGGATAAGGACATGCAGCCACGTCCACCTAATGGGTAACTAATAGGTTCAAATTTATAGGTAGCACTATCTATTATATAAAACTGATTTTCTTTATTACTTGCAAAATAGATGGATTTTTCATCAGGAGATACGGCTATTTGTCCCTCTCCGCCTCCGGGGAGATAAATGCGCTTTACAATAGAATGAGTTTCAATATCAATTACAAGCAGAAAGTCCGAGAATACTTGGCCAACAAAAAGTCTCCCTTCAGCTATAGCCATATCTCCAGCCGGATGTTTTCGAATAACACGCTTACCGGTTCTTGAAGATTTTGATTCATATCTGTCTAGTTCAATAGTTCTAACTATCGTTCGTTTTTTTGGATCTACGATTGATATTGTTCCGCTTCCCCAATTAGCTGAAACTATAAGCTCTCCATATCTCAATAAGTGTTGGGGCTTTGAGTCATCTGGGAACTTATAGATCACCATACCATTTCCGCTATCAGAATAGATAAGCTGCTCTTCGCTGGAATTGGTTGATGCAGTTCTCTCAAATTCTTCTATTGATGTGACGAGAGTGATATTTGTATCTCGGACTGCATCTAGTGCTCCAGATTGAAATCCTTTTTCACTAACAATAATTCCTCGGTCCGCACCCACATCATCCACGATTGACTTTAGCGCCATAACCTTTTCTTTAGGCACTTTAGTTTTCCAAAGCTTGCATTCAACGACCCAGGTGCATTCAATACCCGAACGATGAAATTTCACATGCACATCGACTTCATGCTTTGCTCGTACACCTTGTACTATTTTTTCCACTTCGGCGTTGCAGCCTTGCCTTCTAAAGAAAGCAGCAACTTCGTTTTGATATGCACGCCAATCTGAAAATTTCAATAATGCCTCCCTAGGCACTTAACATTCTATTATTGAGATTTCATGGTAACACCCGTTTCCACTGAAAAACCATATTCTGTGTATTCATGGGAAGGAATATGAAATGTTTGCTGTACTTACGGAACTACCCTACAGCAAGCATTGACGGGCATCAAAAGACAAAGAGCGGACATTCAATGATGTGATTTTCTACTTCTTACTTTGGTCAATAGCGGACATTAACGCCGTAAACAGGGGGGAGCTGTAATGAGGCCCCTGCCAGATTTGATTTGCTGATGTTTATGGTAGCAGGTATCTACTTTATGAATAGGATTTAAGCCTATGACTCATATGGATTCTTTAATCATGATTTAACTAAATCGAAGTTTCCAAGCATAAAAACACTAAATACAGCCAATTTTAAGGTTGGTTTAAACAAAATTCAGTGAAGAGCCCGGTTCATCTGTTTTAACTGTCACAACCGATAGTTACTTTTCTGGTACTGGAGCACCTATATGAAATTTAATAAAATTGTACTTTTTTCGCTAACACTGCTATCGATAATAGTATACCCATTGATTTTCGACACAAATTTGGCTATTCATTTAGCTCAGAATATACAAAACTTTTTGCTGGCCTTCACGACATCCATCCTTTCTGTAATGTTCTATAAAAAACACTAACGTCTTATTGATGGGCGCATAAATGCTTGGCTGAAATTAGCGATGAAGGAGCGCAGGCCAAGCGTTTTACGTCTCTAAGAGTAACTGTAGAGCACATTACTTACTACTTCCGCTTTTCGCTCTAACTCATCCTTCTCAGGGTCTTCCAAGTCCCACTGAGATAAGCACACATATGAGCCAGATGTTAGTCCATCTATTTTCGCCATGATAGAAGGATCGTTATCATCACCGAACCGAACAACATAACCATAAAGCAATCCATCGTTGCTGTAATCGCCATCAATTTCGTAAGCGATTTGCTCTAATTCACCTTCGGTAACTCCAAGAAGAGCAGCTAAGCGACTATTTTTTTGTTCTTCAATTCTATCAAGCCAGTAGTCTTTATTACTGCCCATCAATGTGACTCCCTGCGAGGACGTGACAATTTAATAGGTTCATAGTCGTCTCTCAACTAAGCGCCGTACGAGGTCTTCAGTTACACTTTCATTAATTTCGAAGCCGCTGAACACTTGAAATAGTGGTGTAATTACTTGATGTATATAGCCTGAATAAGCACTTATAGCTGTATCGACAGGTACAGTTATATTCGTAGTTAAAGTATCTTGATGCGCAACTGCTGACCAAGATAACATTCTATTAGGGTTTGCCCATGAACTTAGGCTTCTGCCTTGTAACCCTTTCCATCTGAAAGTAAAACTAACATTTGACGTTTCTGAAGCCCCTAAAGATTTCGCGAACTCAATTGCTACAACTACACATTCTGCAATTCTCAAAATCATCAATGCAAAGTCGAGCACAGTGCCAGCCGCAGGTGTCCTATCTCCCCCACCAACATCATCTTGTAATGCCCTATGTAAATAAAATTTACCATCAGGGCTCAAACGCCAATAGTCAATATGATCACCAAAGCCTCTATCCAGACTTACGATTAGTGCTTCCCAGTATCCATCGAAAACAAATGGCCTTGCAGAATCATCAGTAAAAGAACGACTATCACACCATACTGGCCATCCTGTATATCTTGGGTTGCTAGAAGCCAATAAATTTAAAAAGTTTACATTAGTTGTGTGCTCATTTATCTCGCCTGTTACAACAGCAGCTACTTCGTAGCTTCCAAATGCTGGCAAGGTTAAATTGCGCTCACCTACAACTGTTTGAAATCTCCCATATGATTCTTCAATAAATTCAGCGGGCGTATCATTGTTTTCTTCAGGGGTCTCAATTCCTCTTAAAGTTTGAATTAGTTCTGATAAATGTTCACCTGACAAACTTGTTAAGTGACGTCTTAAAAACCGCCCCACATCAGCTTCTCTATTATCAAAACATTTTTCGACAATTGAGGGCCAGTCTGACCATTTAGCTTCTGTTGTACTAGGAGTGTTATTAGAACTCAACGAGCGTATTATGACTTTATGTGCTCTTATAAAATGTCGATCGCCTTCTTGAAGCCCTGACTTTGTTGCTACTGGAGATTTAACTCCTGATGGCGCTTCAACAACAACGAACGTATTATCGTCTAACACAGGGTAGTGGACACTTATCTCGAATGCCTCTGAAGAAAACCGAGATATAAGCCCTTGGATAATATCGACATGGAAAAGCTCACTGACATTGTCAGGCCCGTTAGGGTTTGGACTTCCGTCTGCATCATTAAAACCAATAAGTAAATAACCTCCGTTATTATTTCTCATTGCGATTAATGCTTTAACTATTTTTGACTGTCCCTCTTTAGTATTCGGATCAATCCAATCCTTTAACTCTAACGAAAGGCTCTCAACAGGATTGATTATCAACTGTTGAACATGGTTATCTGCTAACGGCATAAATGGACTTCCTTGTGAATTTCAAAACATATTAGTCATAAGCCATAGTAACACCCGTTTTCTCTGAAAACACAGTAAGTGTGCTTTCAAAAAGAATATGAAATGTCCGCTTCACGTACTTTGCTGCCTAACCTCGAACACTGACGGGCTTTAATAAACAAAATATAGTCACCACTACTTATAAGTTTGAGTTGAGCCTTGCGCTCAAGTGGTTGAGTGTATCGCTAACCTTAGTTGAGGATGAACGCACTGGAAACTTCAGGGTTCTTTAAACATCGTTGTAAGCAACCTTTCTCGTAGCGTTTTTCCGCTCACTTCGTCAATTAGAATAGCTAACAGCACATAGCCTATGTTGCCATAGTGCCATTTAATGTCTGGCGCATGGGCAAGAGGCAACGTTTTAACAAGAACGTGAAACTCTTCCACCGTAAGATAGTCTTCATTGCCAATACGAAACGGGTTACCCGATACAGCGGAAGACATCAATAAGGTCATAGGGTCTGCATCCCAAAAACGTATTCCACACCTTCGTCTTCTAACGCTTTTACAAACAAGTCAGACGCTTTCATGTGCTCCTCTCTCCTTTTAAGCTAAAAAATAATAGAGATCTTCGCTACGAGAAACCATCATAGGGATTTAAGACAGATAAAAAAATGTCCGCGAGCAAGCGCGGCATAATTTCAATGAAGGAAGAGGCGTGTTTATTCGCTAATAATAATACGTTTATAGGCAAGTAATGAGCCGTCTTCATTCTGTTCTATATCGAACAGGTAATCGTTATAGTCACTGCCAAAAACCGTATCTTGCCCTAGCAATGTATCAGGCTCTCCATGATGACTGTAGTCAACATGATTAGTACAAATGTCCTGACAAAACGCGTCAGTAAAGCCGAACTGAGAAATCAACTGATCATTGTTATTGCGACGAATGCGGAAGTGAATATGTATTGCTCTACTGCTATACCAACCAGGGAAGCAACTTTTTAGATTAACTCTGCCGCTGGAATCTGTTACCGCAATGCCTCGAAACCATTTGGCGCTCAGTGCGTCAGATTCATTGTCGGTACAGAAAGAGGAATTAAAATTGCTGCTGTCCGCACTGTCACTTGTATCACCAGAATAAATACCGTCAACATCACAGTGCCATACTTCAATTTCGTAGCCAGAAAGCGGATTACAACTTTCATCGATAAGCTGAAGACACAACATCATCGGTAGCCCGGTTTGCTCTTCGGAGATATCATCAAGATAGTCACTTTGAAAATAGCAAGGGCCTTCCGTTTGCGCGCCAGTTAGCGCAACGCTGCATACTGAACTGCTCTCGAACAAAGAATCATCTGGGAAGTCAGATACCATTGAGGCAGTGCCGCCACTTGCCCAGCCATCGGTACTCGTATCACTGCCATTATCGGTGCTATCGTCAGACCCAGTGGAACCATTTGTGTCAGAAGTGGTGGAATTAGAATCAGAGCTACCGCAACCCCATAAGCCAATAGCGATAGGCGCTAGGGTAAGTCCAGCTGCCGTTTTAATGAAACGACGTCTCTTCAATGTTGTTTTATTATCTCGCTCTAAGGTCATTATTATGTTTCTTAAAAGTTGTGGTATTTGTAAAGACTACCTATACACAATTGCGTTCTACTCTTTACGCAAACTTTACGAGAGCTGACCAAATTATTAACTCAACATTGCGAATATTAGGCTCCATTGCTTTGCGACTTCCATTGTTCAAGTGCCTGTTGGGTCGCTTTGTCTACATTCGCTTTATTTTCAAAAATCCACCAACGCTCCATAATTCTTACATTCTTCTGATTTGCTTTGTAAAAAATATCAGCGACATCTCCGACAAAGGGAATAAGTTCCTTTTCAATGTAATCTAAGAAAGCATCCGCTTTACCGCTGGGTACATCGGCAGTTGCGTGTGGGGTAGGCGTATAATCTATCTATCAATATTCAAACTTACGAATGCTTTAGCAATAATAGTGAGTATTTCAAAGTAATGAGTTTGGTCTTCTCTCAAATACCTAGGCGTGTGTCAGACTTGTCCCTGCTCCACCGCTGTTAGCTTTTATGACAAAAGCGCCCGTACTTCATCCAGCATACTTTCCGCTTCGGCATACAAGTTAGCTTGTTCTAGCATGGCGTGGGCGCCAGCCCCCTTTATTTGCTCACTTCTTACATCTAAAACAATAGGAATGGCCATAGGAGACACCTTTTCAAGGTTGACCAATGTGGTTTTGCCTACATACCGAATAAGCAAATTCGCTAAGCGCTTTATGTCCAGCAGCTCACGCTCAGCATCTGCTCGGGCTACGGTTAATAAGATATGGTCGGGGTCGTGCTCTCTCAGCGTATCGTAAATTAA is from Alteromonas australica and encodes:
- a CDS encoding dioxygenase family protein, which codes for MTLERDNKTTLKRRRFIKTAAGLTLAPIAIGLWGCGSSDSNSTTSDTNGSTGSDDSTDNGSDTSTDGWASGGTASMVSDFPDDSLFESSSVCSVALTGAQTEGPCYFQSDYLDDISEEQTGLPMMLCLQLIDESCNPLSGYEIEVWHCDVDGIYSGDTSDSADSSNFNSSFCTDNESDALSAKWFRGIAVTDSSGRVNLKSCFPGWYSSRAIHIHFRIRRNNNDQLISQFGFTDAFCQDICTNHVDYSHHGEPDTLLGQDTVFGSDYNDYLFDIEQNEDGSLLAYKRIIISE
- a CDS encoding serine hydrolase, with product MTLLMSSAVSGNPFRIGNEDYLTVEEFHVLVKTLPLAHAPDIKWHYGNIGYVLLAILIDEVSGKTLRERLLTTMFKEP
- a CDS encoding restriction endonuclease; its protein translation is MKFSDWRAYQNEVAAFFRRQGCNAEVEKIVQGVRAKHEVDVHVKFHRSGIECTWVVECKLWKTKVPKEKVMALKSIVDDVGADRGIIVSEKGFQSGALDAVRDTNITLVTSIEEFERTASTNSSEEQLIYSDSGNGMVIYKFPDDSKPQHLLRYGELIVSANWGSGTISIVDPKKRTIVRTIELDRYESKSSRTGKRVIRKHPAGDMAIAEGRLFVGQVFSDFLLVIDIETHSIVKRIYLPGGGEGQIAVSPDEKSIYFASNKENQFYIIDSATYKFEPISYPLGGRGCMSLSADPGGRIIYIGVQRGGKLNGVSYFGGNCFVAVYDLSRKEYLKTLYLAEINNGRSDDATPACIEIDPQDQKIYIGMFQSMRGVCVVDSNSYEVCADIRFQKGAHNKHFNWVDPLSVKVYENYLLSLNRNNCELAVLDKTSLEVIETFYLGEAPNGPRDLEIISDEVIISYPERNGLIILDIEATSLNKSKQPTANVAAD
- a CDS encoding trypsin-like serine protease, which translates into the protein MNSNLIIRTLALLLTLAAFHSYAVITRHDVDPARYKIDTPPEYFIDMPFQGAAVLIDKHWLLAPAHVIYTFMYEYQNKPIAIHGVDNVIAEVILHPDYERVGASSDNSLLTQLNNSVDIALIRLEHPVTHVSPIPLYGSNDEKGMKVTGFGRGAIGTGLTGEVEDSQGPGYVTYYWYQITKFFSDWAFTQENYQLQQYNNQITEASQQWLKFSFEKEDNAMPLEGTIGSGDSGGAIVIFRDNKPVLLGMASWREFEGDVKQFSFGHYDEVAVFTRVSYFKEWIMEHVETAEVIFR
- a CDS encoding AlbA family DNA-binding domain-containing protein, whose product is MPLADNHVQQLIINPVESLSLELKDWIDPNTKEGQSKIVKALIAMRNNNGGYLLIGFNDADGSPNPNGPDNVSELFHVDIIQGLISRFSSEAFEISVHYPVLDDNTFVVVEAPSGVKSPVATKSGLQEGDRHFIRAHKVIIRSLSSNNTPSTTEAKWSDWPSIVEKCFDNREADVGRFLRRHLTSLSGEHLSELIQTLRGIETPEENNDTPAEFIEESYGRFQTVVGERNLTLPAFGSYEVAAVVTGEINEHTTNVNFLNLLASSNPRYTGWPVWCDSRSFTDDSARPFVFDGYWEALIVSLDRGFGDHIDYWRLSPDGKFYLHRALQDDVGGGDRTPAAGTVLDFALMILRIAECVVVAIEFAKSLGASETSNVSFTFRWKGLQGRSLSSWANPNRMLSWSAVAHQDTLTTNITVPVDTAISAYSGYIHQVITPLFQVFSGFEINESVTEDLVRRLVERRL